In Rhodopirellula bahusiensis, the following proteins share a genomic window:
- a CDS encoding vWA domain-containing protein, translating to MNGGGMSWIPALSGVWPWVVLACVPLGIVLLYFLKLRREPVEVPSTYLWSRTIEDLHVNSLLQRLRNSLLLFLQLLAVLLAAFALFRPGIRGEANSLGRMVFLLDTSASMQAPAGSEDGAGQGGRSRFEDARRQIGDRIDTMTDSESAMLVTFSDRAEVMQAFTSDRNRLRDALDRCEVTNRPTDILGALRAADGLANPRRTSEIGDVNDVQVADAMPAELMLYSDGNFGDITQFSLGNLQPTYVAIGSDEVRNLAIVSFSAQRDLQNPDQIQVFATVLNTGTSDESTEASLYIDQNLVDAASVELEPEAQTGLSFTIESSDAVALRLQLDSDDDLKIDNEAFAALTPAGLVSVLVVTPGNRALELGLTTPKCQQIATCEFVTPDYMETEAYQKRASSGRDDLIIFDRCRPKGAPPTNTFTMGELPNDDWKWKTEAGALTLIDIDRTHPVLRYLEMYSLLVFSGRAVEGPAGALTLVESDVGPVMSIASRDGYQDLVLGFPLVSEDESGDMQANTNWYAERSWPVFMFNVLRNLAGAAQSSGAPSYQPGQTVMARLENVLERVEVVRTVEQGRAESLGKQPVGVGGVVEIVATSQPGNYQLIAAETDQVVDRFAVNLFDARESRLAAKPTVELGYESVEATDAGIEVRREFWRPLLIAVLLLMALEWWFYTRRLA from the coding sequence ATGAATGGTGGTGGCATGAGTTGGATCCCAGCCTTGTCTGGAGTATGGCCGTGGGTGGTGCTGGCGTGCGTTCCGCTGGGAATCGTGTTGCTGTACTTCTTGAAGCTACGACGTGAGCCGGTCGAAGTGCCGAGCACCTATTTGTGGTCTCGGACGATCGAAGATTTGCACGTCAACAGTTTGCTGCAACGACTACGCAATAGTCTGTTGTTGTTCCTGCAATTACTGGCGGTGTTGTTGGCTGCGTTTGCTTTGTTCCGACCGGGCATCCGAGGCGAAGCGAATTCGCTGGGCCGAATGGTGTTCTTGCTGGATACATCCGCCAGCATGCAGGCGCCGGCGGGAAGCGAGGATGGAGCAGGGCAGGGCGGTCGCAGTCGGTTCGAAGACGCTCGCCGACAAATTGGTGATCGCATCGACACGATGACCGATTCTGAGTCGGCAATGTTGGTGACGTTCAGCGATCGAGCCGAAGTGATGCAGGCATTCACGTCGGACCGCAATCGCTTGCGAGATGCGCTGGATCGTTGCGAAGTCACGAACCGGCCGACGGATATTCTGGGCGCGCTTCGGGCGGCGGATGGATTGGCCAATCCTCGCCGGACCAGCGAGATCGGCGACGTGAACGACGTTCAAGTTGCTGATGCGATGCCCGCGGAGTTGATGCTCTACAGCGATGGCAACTTCGGCGACATCACTCAGTTCAGTTTGGGAAACTTGCAACCAACCTATGTTGCAATTGGATCCGATGAGGTTCGCAACTTGGCGATCGTTTCATTCTCGGCTCAGCGTGATTTGCAGAACCCTGATCAGATTCAAGTTTTCGCGACGGTGCTGAACACCGGCACCTCGGACGAGTCCACCGAAGCATCCTTGTACATCGATCAGAACTTGGTGGATGCGGCTTCGGTTGAATTGGAACCGGAGGCTCAAACGGGATTGTCGTTCACTATCGAATCCTCGGATGCGGTTGCGTTGAGGCTGCAGCTTGATAGCGACGATGATTTGAAGATCGACAATGAAGCCTTTGCTGCGCTGACGCCCGCTGGATTGGTCTCGGTGTTGGTGGTCACGCCTGGCAACCGAGCCTTGGAGCTGGGGCTGACGACGCCGAAGTGCCAGCAGATCGCAACCTGCGAATTCGTGACGCCGGACTACATGGAAACGGAGGCGTATCAAAAGCGAGCGTCATCGGGACGCGACGACTTGATTATCTTTGATCGATGCCGGCCAAAGGGGGCTCCCCCAACCAATACATTCACGATGGGCGAATTGCCCAACGACGATTGGAAGTGGAAGACGGAGGCGGGAGCGTTGACGTTGATCGACATTGACCGAACACATCCGGTTCTGCGTTATCTGGAAATGTATTCCTTGCTGGTGTTTTCGGGGCGAGCCGTCGAAGGTCCGGCTGGTGCTTTGACTTTGGTGGAATCGGACGTCGGTCCTGTGATGTCGATTGCTTCGCGGGATGGATACCAAGACTTGGTGTTGGGGTTTCCGCTCGTGAGTGAGGACGAATCGGGCGACATGCAGGCCAACACGAACTGGTACGCCGAGCGTTCATGGCCCGTGTTCATGTTCAACGTCTTGAGGAACCTGGCGGGAGCGGCTCAGTCGTCCGGGGCACCGAGTTACCAGCCCGGGCAAACCGTGATGGCTCGTTTGGAGAACGTCCTGGAACGGGTGGAGGTGGTGCGGACGGTGGAGCAGGGCAGGGCGGAGTCTTTGGGGAAGCAGCCAGTTGGTGTGGGAGGCGTGGTCGAAATTGTCGCGACGTCTCAGCCGGGGAACTACCAGTTGATCGCAGCGGAAACGGACCAGGTTGTGGATCGATTCGCAGTCAATTTGTTTGACGCTCGTGAGAGTCGTTTGGCGGCAAAACCTACCGTCGAATTGGGGTACGAATCGGTGGAGGCAACCGATGCCGGAATCGAAGTGCGCCGTGAATTTTGGCGACCACTGTTGATCGCGGTGTTGCTGTTGATGGCATTGGAGTGGTGGTTCTACACGCGACGATTGGCGTAG
- a CDS encoding M16 family metallopeptidase, with protein sequence MLSTQSPPIQTRTLDNGLTVVVQPMPWLRTAAYTLWLPAGITTELHGLSEEQLADTEFLARRDGLASLTCEMVQRGAGAYNSRQLVAAEDNLGIDSGNSAATSVAGYSARMPAESLLPAIELLADVVRRPHLPGNQFDDAKMILRQELAAFQDEPTQRLMRRLRERQYGPSLGRGGYASEASLEALSMDDVRQFYTDQYHAGGSVLAVAGNFDANQIFDSIEQSFGDWKSGKRPPLPSPAPIDGNEHIELPSSQTHIGFSFDSIPYGSDDYFVMRAGIGILSDGMSSRLFDRVREQRGLCYSVWASTHTIGQNGAVFGYAGTTPARAQETLDVSLREIQNLADDLEQEELSRWKVRIESGLIMEQESAGSRASSLASDQYQLGRVIPTEELEAKIEAITLDQVASYFRQHGPRQFRIVTVGPEALQGGETLA encoded by the coding sequence TTGCTCAGCACTCAATCTCCCCCGATTCAAACTCGAACGCTCGACAACGGACTGACCGTCGTCGTGCAACCGATGCCTTGGCTGCGAACCGCCGCGTACACGCTGTGGTTGCCTGCCGGGATCACAACCGAGTTGCATGGCTTGAGCGAAGAACAACTGGCCGACACGGAGTTCTTGGCTCGTCGCGATGGCCTGGCTTCGCTGACCTGCGAAATGGTCCAGCGTGGTGCCGGTGCCTACAACAGTCGCCAACTGGTTGCCGCCGAAGACAACCTGGGCATCGACAGCGGCAATTCGGCCGCGACAAGCGTCGCCGGTTACTCCGCACGCATGCCCGCGGAATCGTTGCTTCCCGCCATCGAACTGCTGGCCGATGTCGTTCGTCGACCACACTTGCCGGGCAACCAATTCGACGACGCCAAAATGATCCTGCGGCAAGAACTCGCCGCGTTCCAAGACGAACCGACTCAGCGTTTGATGCGGCGTCTTCGCGAGCGTCAATACGGACCTTCGCTGGGACGAGGTGGATATGCCAGCGAAGCAAGCCTGGAAGCGCTCAGCATGGACGACGTCCGCCAGTTCTACACCGATCAATATCATGCCGGTGGAAGCGTGCTGGCCGTCGCGGGCAACTTCGACGCCAATCAAATCTTTGACTCCATCGAGCAATCTTTTGGCGACTGGAAGTCAGGCAAACGCCCTCCCCTCCCCTCCCCTGCCCCGATCGATGGCAACGAACACATCGAGTTGCCCAGCAGCCAAACGCACATCGGATTTTCATTCGATTCGATTCCCTACGGCAGCGACGACTACTTCGTCATGCGAGCCGGAATCGGAATCCTCAGCGATGGCATGAGCAGTCGCCTCTTCGATCGCGTTCGCGAACAACGCGGACTGTGCTACAGCGTCTGGGCCAGCACACACACGATCGGCCAGAACGGTGCCGTGTTCGGTTACGCCGGCACCACGCCCGCACGAGCACAAGAAACGCTGGACGTCAGCCTTCGCGAAATCCAGAACCTAGCCGACGACCTCGAACAAGAAGAACTCTCACGTTGGAAAGTTCGCATCGAAAGCGGACTGATCATGGAACAAGAATCGGCCGGCTCACGAGCCAGCTCACTCGCATCCGACCAATATCAACTCGGACGCGTCATTCCAACCGAAGAACTCGAAGCCAAAATCGAAGCCATCACCCTCGACCAAGTCGCATCCTATTTTCGCCAACACGGCCCGCGGCAATTCCGAATCGTGACCGTCGGACCGGAAGCCCTTCAAGGAGGCGAAACGCTCGCATGA
- a CDS encoding transposase has translation MPRQKRLDVAGGIYHALNRGNAKQKIFHKPEDYAAFERVLGQGLERYEVQIYSYVLMPNHWHLVLRPDRDGQMGKMLRWVTATHTQRYHAHYHTAGEGHLYQSRFKSFPIKDDEHFLTVCRYVERNPVRANLVKRAELWQHGSFHRWANHSDRDPKLLSTWPIRRTANWSKRVNQALSEKEIGMIRTSVQRGRPFGDIDWVEKLADKHDLWSTLRSRGRPKSTKRP, from the coding sequence ATGCCTCGACAAAAACGTCTGGATGTGGCCGGCGGGATCTACCATGCGTTGAATCGCGGGAATGCTAAGCAAAAGATTTTCCACAAGCCGGAAGACTACGCGGCCTTCGAGCGTGTGCTGGGTCAGGGACTGGAACGCTACGAAGTGCAAATCTACTCCTACGTCTTGATGCCAAACCACTGGCATCTCGTGCTTCGCCCCGACCGCGATGGGCAAATGGGAAAGATGCTGCGTTGGGTCACCGCCACGCACACCCAACGCTATCACGCTCACTATCACACCGCAGGCGAAGGACATCTGTACCAGTCGCGTTTCAAGAGCTTTCCCATCAAAGACGATGAACACTTCCTGACAGTGTGCCGATATGTGGAACGCAATCCAGTGCGAGCAAATTTGGTCAAACGAGCCGAGTTGTGGCAACACGGTTCATTCCACCGTTGGGCAAACCATTCCGACCGAGATCCAAAACTCTTGTCGACCTGGCCAATCCGTCGCACGGCAAACTGGAGCAAGCGGGTCAATCAAGCACTCAGCGAAAAGGAGATCGGGATGATTCGAACGAGCGTCCAGCGAGGCCGCCCTTTCGGCGACATCGACTGGGTCGAAAAACTCGCTGACAAACACGACCTGTGGTCAACGCTCCGATCACGAGGAAGGCCCAAGTCGACCAAACGCCCCTAA
- a CDS encoding sensor histidine kinase, producing the protein MTNSTSQPLFGRMINLLRDFAVTRSSALAWCILAISLTVTAIAWFLSSQYIRDRASDRFLFRVSEMEVSIEQRMLEYEQVLRGGVGLMEASNNVSRAEWRTYFENSRFQEYYPGIQGVGFSRVVKADEKDAFVEAVRAEGFPEFDIRPAGERDVYTAIVYLEPFDWRNQRAFGFDMYSEATRRAAMDAAVASGEPTISGVVKLVQETEDDVQQGFLLYLPVFENGETVEGKDQRLASVVGFVYAPFRTRDLMVGIRKSNLPDIDFKIYDGESESTANLLYSSHLPMLRPASEGDADFVLTKQLHLRGRDWTIHFESQPDFISGGESAISLAVAFIGLLVDVLLFLVIGSIGRQQRQAERIAEQMTSEFRKAQKQFQAVCDTAHDPIVLLDQSRQVVYGNPSTMDAFGFSENELVGTSASCLFEGSLRTDESASSSITDDELLCIRKDGATFPARISISYWHDGEQQLAAIIVRDVTEQRRVDALIRQQIAELSRSNRDLDAFAYVASHDLRSPLRNIKHLADWVTEDTGDQLPVESAEHLKTLKQCIDRMEQLLDDLLQYSRAGRVHDRLTQVNTNELVTRIFGMLAKPDAMQVCIDGELPTLLTLKAPLETCLRNLINNAIKHHDRADGRVCVSAVDHGELIQFIVEDDGPGIASRFQKKVFEIFRTVAPNADWKNSSGMGLSIIKKTVETYGGKIELQSELGQGTRFILHWPREIVMPLESVESPVSAESEG; encoded by the coding sequence ATGACGAATTCGACCTCACAACCGCTTTTTGGTCGAATGATCAATCTTCTGCGTGACTTTGCGGTGACTCGCAGTTCCGCATTGGCATGGTGCATTCTTGCCATTTCGCTGACCGTGACAGCCATCGCTTGGTTTTTGTCGAGCCAGTACATTCGTGATCGAGCGTCGGACCGCTTTCTGTTTCGCGTGAGTGAAATGGAAGTCTCGATCGAGCAACGGATGTTGGAATACGAACAGGTGCTTCGCGGCGGCGTTGGATTGATGGAAGCATCCAACAACGTCTCGCGAGCCGAGTGGCGGACCTACTTTGAGAACTCTCGTTTCCAGGAGTACTACCCTGGTATTCAAGGAGTTGGATTCAGTCGGGTTGTGAAGGCGGATGAAAAAGATGCATTTGTCGAAGCCGTTCGCGCCGAGGGTTTTCCCGAGTTTGACATCCGGCCCGCCGGTGAACGCGATGTCTACACAGCGATCGTTTATCTCGAACCGTTCGATTGGCGGAATCAGCGGGCCTTCGGATTCGATATGTACTCCGAGGCGACTCGGCGAGCGGCAATGGACGCGGCGGTTGCATCGGGCGAACCCACCATTTCAGGCGTTGTCAAATTGGTGCAGGAAACCGAGGACGATGTCCAACAAGGTTTCTTGCTGTACTTGCCGGTCTTTGAAAACGGCGAAACGGTTGAGGGGAAAGATCAACGATTGGCATCGGTTGTTGGCTTTGTGTACGCGCCCTTTCGAACTCGAGATTTGATGGTCGGGATTCGGAAATCGAATTTGCCGGACATCGATTTCAAGATCTACGATGGTGAGAGCGAGTCGACTGCCAACTTGCTCTACAGCAGTCACCTCCCGATGTTGAGGCCGGCCAGCGAGGGCGATGCAGATTTTGTGCTGACGAAGCAGCTCCATCTTCGCGGACGCGATTGGACAATCCATTTTGAATCCCAGCCCGATTTTATCAGTGGTGGCGAATCGGCAATTAGCTTGGCAGTCGCGTTTATCGGGCTGCTGGTGGATGTGTTGCTGTTTTTGGTGATTGGATCGATCGGGCGTCAACAGCGGCAAGCGGAACGAATTGCCGAACAGATGACCAGCGAGTTTCGCAAAGCCCAGAAACAGTTCCAAGCCGTCTGCGACACCGCTCATGATCCGATCGTGTTGTTGGATCAATCACGCCAGGTGGTCTATGGGAATCCGTCGACGATGGATGCCTTTGGGTTCTCTGAAAATGAGTTGGTTGGCACCTCAGCGAGTTGTCTGTTTGAAGGGTCACTTCGAACCGACGAGTCCGCTTCGTCATCGATCACGGACGACGAACTGCTTTGCATTCGAAAAGACGGGGCGACCTTTCCTGCGCGAATTTCGATCTCTTATTGGCATGATGGCGAACAACAACTTGCGGCGATCATCGTCCGTGATGTAACCGAGCAGCGGCGCGTTGATGCGTTGATACGACAGCAAATCGCCGAATTGAGCCGAAGCAATCGGGATCTGGATGCGTTTGCCTATGTCGCTTCGCATGACTTGCGGTCCCCACTTCGAAACATCAAGCATCTGGCTGATTGGGTGACGGAGGACACCGGGGATCAGTTACCCGTTGAGAGCGCAGAACACCTGAAGACATTGAAGCAGTGCATCGATCGGATGGAGCAACTGCTGGATGATCTGCTTCAGTATTCTCGCGCCGGGCGAGTTCATGATCGATTGACTCAGGTCAACACAAATGAGCTGGTAACAAGGATCTTCGGGATGCTGGCAAAGCCAGATGCCATGCAAGTTTGCATTGATGGGGAACTGCCGACGCTATTGACTCTGAAAGCACCACTGGAAACGTGTCTGCGGAACTTGATCAACAACGCGATCAAACACCATGACCGCGCAGACGGGAGAGTATGCGTTTCGGCGGTTGATCACGGCGAGTTGATTCAGTTCATTGTCGAAGACGACGGACCGGGAATCGCCTCGCGTTTTCAGAAGAAGGTGTTCGAAATCTTTCGTACCGTTGCTCCCAATGCGGACTGGAAAAACTCGAGTGGCATGGGATTGTCGATCATTAAAAAGACCGTCGAAACCTACGGTGGAAAGATCGAGTTGCAATCTGAATTGGGGCAGGGCACTAGGTTCATCCTGCATTGGCCAAGAGAGATCGTGATGCCACTCGAAAGCGTCGAGTCACCTGTGTCAGCCGAGTCTGAAGGATAA
- a CDS encoding M16 family metallopeptidase, with product MNELKSTTLANGLRIVADIDLRGYSAAVGYFVRAGARDETDIESGLSHFLEHMMFKGTARRSAADVNRELDELGGQSNAYTSEEQTVYYSSVLPKYQDRMVDLLTDMLSPSLDADDFATERNVILEEIAKYEDQPPFGAFERVMECAYGPRGLGRRVLGTTHSIESMQVESMRAYFNRRYRPENIVLAASGNVDFDGLVAQAEKMTQHWLDRPAPSDLAGDDLSTTPEGIELTQHLSVPDAAQSYRVTLGDGPSMQSPLRYAMRLLASIVGDDGGSRLFWDLIDTGRAEVATLWPQEFTDTGALFTYLVCAADDMDSNARLMNEVFGRVARDGVEQSELDQIINKTVAGCIMQSERPSNRLFGLGSRWLCCGDHLSLDELLDAYRGVTIESVAEAARTYLGQSATEVVASSAEPQSNLVG from the coding sequence ATGAACGAACTCAAATCAACGACCCTGGCCAATGGGTTGCGAATCGTTGCCGACATCGACCTGCGTGGTTACTCCGCCGCGGTCGGTTACTTCGTGCGTGCCGGTGCTCGTGACGAAACCGACATCGAATCGGGACTCAGCCACTTCCTCGAACACATGATGTTCAAAGGAACCGCTCGTCGATCGGCCGCCGACGTGAATCGCGAACTGGACGAACTCGGCGGTCAATCCAACGCCTACACGTCCGAGGAACAAACGGTTTACTATTCGTCCGTGCTGCCCAAGTACCAAGACCGAATGGTCGACTTGCTGACCGACATGCTCAGCCCGTCGCTCGACGCCGACGATTTCGCGACCGAGCGAAACGTGATCCTGGAAGAAATCGCCAAGTACGAAGACCAGCCTCCGTTTGGCGCCTTCGAACGGGTGATGGAATGTGCCTACGGACCTCGCGGGTTGGGACGGCGCGTGCTTGGCACGACTCACTCGATCGAATCGATGCAAGTCGAATCGATGCGAGCCTATTTCAATCGCCGTTATCGGCCCGAGAACATCGTCCTGGCCGCCAGCGGCAACGTCGACTTTGATGGCTTGGTCGCTCAAGCCGAAAAGATGACGCAGCATTGGCTCGACCGCCCTGCCCCGTCGGATCTGGCCGGTGATGACCTCAGCACCACCCCCGAAGGCATCGAACTGACACAGCACTTGAGTGTCCCCGATGCAGCGCAAAGCTACCGCGTGACTCTTGGCGACGGCCCGTCCATGCAGTCACCGCTTCGCTACGCAATGCGGTTGCTGGCGTCCATCGTCGGCGATGATGGCGGCAGTCGGCTGTTCTGGGACTTGATCGACACCGGCCGTGCCGAAGTCGCCACGCTTTGGCCGCAAGAGTTCACCGACACCGGTGCCCTGTTCACCTACTTGGTCTGCGCCGCCGATGACATGGATTCCAACGCTCGCTTGATGAACGAAGTCTTTGGCCGAGTCGCCCGTGATGGCGTCGAACAATCCGAGCTGGATCAAATCATCAACAAGACGGTCGCCGGCTGCATCATGCAATCCGAACGCCCATCAAACCGCTTGTTCGGATTGGGCAGTCGCTGGTTGTGCTGTGGTGACCACCTGTCGCTCGATGAGTTGCTGGACGCCTACCGTGGTGTGACAATTGAAAGCGTTGCCGAAGCCGCCCGAACCTACTTGGGCCAATCAGCAACCGAAGTCGTTGCCTCCTCCGCTGAACCGCAATCCAATTTGGTTGGTTGA
- a CDS encoding DUF58 domain-containing protein, protein MSNAPASSVSDPSPSVTTSVDTARDSLGPLLTPALLGRLERLELVSRKIFRGRMKGERLSRRKGQSVEFADFRNYVPGDDLRLIDWNLYARLDQLFLKLFQEEEDLHFHALIDTSASMNFGTPNKLRVAKQLAAALGYVGLCHGDRVCVRAMGAEGQHAPVLRSRGSFWKMLNYLDGLSGGENVSLHDGVKDFVMRGGGAGVVVLITDMMDKAGYESALRMLVGRQIDVFVLQVLSQEEIDPPLRGDRRLIDVEDGDAAEITVNQFVLDKYQDNLKAFLNQIRQYCAKRSIVHVMVPTDTPIETVITKYLRTRGVVR, encoded by the coding sequence ATGAGCAACGCACCCGCATCTTCCGTGTCCGATCCGTCGCCGTCTGTTACCACTTCGGTTGATACCGCTCGAGATTCGTTGGGGCCGCTGTTGACACCTGCCTTGCTGGGCAGACTGGAACGTTTGGAGCTCGTTTCGCGAAAGATTTTTCGCGGGCGGATGAAAGGCGAGCGGCTCAGTCGTCGGAAAGGTCAAAGCGTCGAGTTCGCGGACTTTCGCAACTACGTCCCTGGGGACGACCTTCGGTTGATCGATTGGAATTTGTACGCCCGATTGGATCAGTTGTTTCTCAAACTGTTTCAAGAAGAAGAGGACCTGCATTTCCACGCGTTAATCGACACCAGTGCGTCAATGAACTTTGGCACGCCGAATAAGTTGCGTGTCGCCAAGCAACTCGCCGCCGCACTCGGGTATGTCGGGTTGTGTCATGGTGATCGAGTTTGCGTTCGAGCCATGGGGGCGGAAGGTCAGCATGCACCGGTGCTACGATCGCGGGGCTCGTTCTGGAAAATGCTGAATTATTTGGACGGCTTGTCGGGAGGCGAGAACGTTTCGCTGCATGATGGAGTCAAGGACTTCGTGATGCGAGGTGGCGGCGCCGGCGTGGTGGTGTTGATCACCGATATGATGGACAAAGCCGGCTACGAATCGGCACTGCGGATGCTGGTCGGTCGGCAAATCGATGTGTTTGTCTTGCAGGTCTTGTCACAAGAAGAAATCGATCCGCCGCTGCGAGGTGACCGACGGTTGATTGATGTCGAGGACGGCGATGCGGCCGAGATCACCGTCAATCAATTTGTGTTGGACAAGTACCAAGACAACCTCAAAGCGTTTCTCAATCAGATTCGGCAGTATTGTGCGAAACGATCCATCGTGCATGTGATGGTTCCAACCGACACGCCGATAGAAACCGTGATCACCAAGTACCTGCGAACACGTGGGGTTGTACGATGA
- a CDS encoding ABC transporter ATP-binding protein: protein MPSLPSRSRFEAYRKAVRDRHSQSNQDTSKDLSSGRGGNPHGGGAGGKKIGTRDRSFRELFVAFWKLISGQRGAILTALALLTVSIGLRLIPPLGTKLAIDSVLTRPPKPLPEWLDTIPNLTAILGDPMASPMRVLIAIGLIVTVLTAIGTAVNLVGRWIATKAVNKTQVSIRATVFDHAVHLPLHHVHSMKSGGVASLIREDAGGVADLIFSMLYNPWRAIVQFIGSLIILMLVDWKLMLGGMFLLPTVWLTHRTYINRIRPLFRDVRKQRQKIDSGATETFGGIRVVRTFSRSRSESSRYVREGDFLVRQQLFTWWWMRTIETIWEVLIPLASTGLLLYGGYQIIEGNLTLGDLMMFLVYLTMLLDPLATIAGSAVAFQNNLAGLDRVLDVLDVEEELPSREGAITLPSRQRVGDLSIQNVSFQYPGTETPVLKEVSFEVASGQTVALVGRSGAGKTTLTNLIARFYDPNEGTISFNGRDLRDIQLSSYRSLLGIVEQDVFLFDGSIHENIAYARRRASRDDVISAASAAAADEFIRKFPEGYDTVIGERGVKLSGGQRQRLAIARAILADPQILILDEATSNLDSESERLIQDSLSELLQDRTAFVIAHRLSTIMNADKIVVLEDGEVLEIGTHDELVSRGGRYRDMVMLQMDQGMQTSR from the coding sequence ATGCCGAGTTTGCCCAGTCGCAGTCGTTTTGAAGCCTATCGCAAAGCGGTTCGCGATCGTCACAGTCAAAGCAATCAAGACACTTCAAAAGACCTGTCCAGCGGCCGCGGTGGGAACCCACACGGGGGCGGAGCTGGCGGAAAAAAGATTGGGACCCGAGACCGATCATTTCGCGAATTGTTTGTTGCCTTTTGGAAGCTGATTTCCGGGCAACGTGGTGCAATTCTGACAGCTTTGGCGTTGCTGACCGTCAGCATTGGGTTGCGACTGATACCGCCTTTGGGAACCAAGTTGGCGATCGATTCGGTGCTGACTCGGCCTCCGAAACCGTTGCCGGAGTGGCTCGACACAATTCCCAACCTGACCGCCATTCTCGGCGACCCGATGGCGTCTCCGATGCGAGTGTTGATCGCGATCGGTTTGATCGTGACGGTACTGACCGCGATTGGGACCGCAGTGAATTTGGTGGGGCGTTGGATCGCGACCAAAGCGGTCAACAAAACGCAAGTGTCCATCCGAGCGACTGTCTTTGATCATGCGGTCCACTTGCCGCTGCATCACGTGCACTCGATGAAGAGCGGTGGCGTGGCAAGCCTCATACGCGAGGACGCCGGCGGCGTTGCCGATCTGATTTTCAGCATGCTTTACAACCCTTGGCGGGCGATCGTGCAGTTCATCGGCAGCTTGATCATCCTGATGCTGGTGGATTGGAAGCTGATGCTCGGCGGAATGTTTCTTTTGCCCACCGTTTGGTTGACCCACCGAACGTACATCAACCGCATCCGGCCTCTTTTTCGAGATGTCCGGAAACAGCGTCAAAAGATCGACAGCGGAGCAACGGAAACCTTTGGCGGTATTCGTGTCGTCCGAACGTTTTCACGATCTCGCAGTGAGTCGAGCCGCTACGTTCGGGAAGGTGACTTCTTGGTCCGTCAGCAGTTGTTCACTTGGTGGTGGATGCGAACCATCGAGACGATTTGGGAAGTGTTGATTCCGCTCGCTTCAACTGGCTTGCTGCTCTACGGAGGTTATCAAATCATCGAGGGAAACCTGACACTCGGTGACCTAATGATGTTCTTGGTTTACCTGACCATGTTGTTGGACCCACTGGCGACCATTGCAGGAAGTGCGGTGGCGTTCCAGAACAATCTGGCTGGACTGGATCGAGTTCTCGACGTGTTGGACGTGGAAGAAGAGTTGCCTAGTCGTGAAGGAGCGATCACGTTGCCTTCTCGTCAGCGAGTCGGTGACCTGTCGATTCAGAACGTTTCGTTCCAGTATCCGGGGACTGAGACGCCGGTGCTGAAGGAGGTCAGTTTTGAAGTGGCGTCGGGGCAAACGGTTGCGTTGGTGGGACGCAGCGGAGCGGGCAAGACGACGCTGACTAACTTGATCGCGCGGTTCTACGACCCTAACGAAGGAACAATTAGTTTCAACGGTCGGGACTTGCGTGATATTCAATTGTCGAGCTATCGATCGTTGCTTGGGATTGTGGAACAGGATGTGTTTTTGTTCGACGGATCAATCCACGAGAACATCGCCTACGCTCGTCGGCGTGCGTCTCGCGACGATGTGATTTCGGCGGCAAGTGCGGCGGCCGCGGATGAGTTCATTCGCAAGTTCCCCGAAGGCTACGACACCGTGATCGGAGAACGCGGTGTCAAATTGTCGGGCGGTCAGCGTCAGAGATTGGCGATCGCTCGGGCGATCTTGGCTGATCCTCAGATCCTGATTTTGGATGAGGCGACCAGCAACTTGGACAGTGAAAGCGAACGGTTGATTCAAGACAGCCTCAGCGAATTGCTGCAGGACCGGACCGCGTTTGTGATCGCTCACCGATTGAGCACGATCATGAACGCGGACAAGATTGTGGTCTTGGAAGATGGGGAAGTGCTTGAGATTGGAACGCACGATGAATTGGTCTCACGCGGCGGGCGATATCGCGACATGGTGATGCTGCAAATGGACCAAGGCATGCAAACGAGTCGGTGA